A genomic window from Lotus japonicus ecotype B-129 chromosome 1, LjGifu_v1.2 includes:
- the LOC130713872 gene encoding uncharacterized protein LOC130713872, whose protein sequence is MDGSDLNGSTASSSRSRQGSRSVGSRAKCECGLPLILYTAGTRINPGRRFLRCRNWHLPGTCDFFFWIDDPVEERQPRHVEADSANFESGNSSNSMVPELDLKKKMKKLKKKLECETFQKNVARLIALISWIVSVLVFMYYKSFKG, encoded by the exons ATGGATGGTTCTGATTTGAATGGTTCTACTGCTTCGTCCTCTCGTTCTAGGCAAGGGTCACGGTCTGTAGGTTCAAGGGCAAAATGTGAATGTGGCCTTCCTCTCATCCTTTACACTGCTGGTACTCGAATCAACCCAGGTAGGAGATTTCTGAGATGCAGAAATTGGCAT TTACCAGGCACATGTGATTTCTTTTTTTGGATTGATGATCCTGTTGAAGAAAGACAGCCCAGGCATGTAGAGGCTGATTCTGCCAATTTTGAGAGTGGCAATTCATCCAACTCTATGGTCCCTGAACTtgatttgaagaagaagatgaagaagttgaagaagaagcttgaaTGTGAGACATTTCAGAAGAATGTTGCACGTTTGATTGCTCTGATTTCTTGGATAGTCTCAGTTCTAGTGTTTATGTATTACAAGAGTTTTAAGGGTTGA